A window of the Polaribacter batillariae genome harbors these coding sequences:
- the dinB gene encoding DNA polymerase IV — MKLEPPFRKIIHVDMDAFYASVAELDNPELRGKAIAVGGGGDRGVVSAASYEARKFGVKSAMSNVLAKKKCPHLIFVKSDFARYKELSAKIREIFYEYTDLVEPLSLDEAYLDVTENKKGNPSANDIAREIRERIYQETGLRASAGISINKFIAKIASDINKPNGQKTVHPKEVIQFLEELPVNKFYGVGKVTAAKMYNLGIFVGNDLKKKSLEELVTLFGKSGSHYYNIVRGIHNSPVKPNRIRKSLAAERTFNENISSEIFMIEKLEKIADELERRMLKNNTKGKTITLKIKYSDFTQQTRSKTKPNFMQTKKEFFPVVKELLFQDKLTNSVRLLGISFGNLNTEIKEPVWVQLKFEF; from the coding sequence ATGAAATTAGAACCTCCTTTTCGAAAAATAATTCATGTAGATATGGATGCATTTTATGCGTCTGTGGCAGAGTTAGATAATCCAGAATTAAGAGGCAAAGCAATTGCTGTTGGTGGTGGTGGAGATAGAGGCGTGGTTTCTGCAGCAAGTTATGAGGCAAGAAAATTTGGGGTAAAATCTGCTATGAGTAATGTTTTGGCTAAAAAAAAGTGCCCACATTTAATATTTGTAAAGTCAGATTTTGCACGTTATAAAGAACTATCAGCAAAAATTAGAGAGATTTTTTACGAATATACAGATCTAGTAGAACCCCTTTCTTTAGATGAAGCTTATTTAGATGTTACCGAAAATAAAAAAGGAAATCCGTCTGCAAACGATATTGCCAGAGAAATTCGAGAACGTATTTATCAAGAAACAGGTTTGCGAGCTTCTGCAGGAATTTCTATTAATAAATTTATCGCAAAAATAGCTTCGGATATTAACAAACCTAATGGACAAAAAACAGTGCATCCAAAAGAGGTTATTCAATTTTTAGAAGAATTACCGGTAAATAAATTTTACGGTGTAGGTAAAGTAACCGCCGCAAAAATGTACAATTTGGGCATTTTTGTTGGAAACGATTTAAAGAAAAAATCGTTGGAAGAACTGGTTACTTTATTCGGAAAATCGGGCTCGCATTATTACAATATTGTTCGCGGAATTCATAATAGCCCTGTAAAACCGAATAGAATTCGAAAATCTTTAGCAGCCGAAAGAACGTTTAACGAAAACATTTCATCAGAAATTTTTATGATTGAAAAGTTAGAAAAAATTGCAGATGAATTGGAACGAAGAATGCTAAAAAACAACACAAAAGGAAAAACCATCACTCTAAAAATTAAATATTCCGATTTTACACAGCAAACAAGAAGCAAAACAAAACCCAATTTTATGCAAACAAAAAAAGAGTTTTTTCCTGTGGTAAAAGAATTGTTATTTCAAGATAAATTAACAAATTCTGTGCGTTTATTAGGAATTTCTTTCGGAAATTTAAACACAGAAATTAAAGAACCTGTTTGGGTACAGTTAAAATTTGAATTTTAA
- a CDS encoding DUF5074 domain-containing protein, whose translation MKNFYAAYAFLCIFVFASCSKKTTSKIEEEAVFDSTFILTLESDKTAINFLNSGAFLTPNVYESTDRESISFSSFDNALFVVSKKGPNYITQFNVENLNVDNVVTSSDLTAPSYLEMYSATEGLVIGVSGRGRRKKYNVAPVNITTGIGNKIDGFSDNILYNNAALVTDGNTVLVADGKDLKAMNTTTKEITTLLTFAENISGILKNKNGTIWVATEKRTEKAAFTKLNKDYSINEVVTVTDNTINLFKNSLLSLNRSSFTAYWSEAASGKIYRFNTITKLVEEFVTPATNNVALTTVVKQHPVTKQVFVIGLEDFLDPDNSIIAIYNDDKSFEKKVEKVGTSPIDIYFSDKNFTN comes from the coding sequence ATGAAGAATTTTTATGCTGCATATGCATTTTTATGCATTTTCGTATTTGCATCTTGCTCTAAGAAAACAACGTCGAAAATTGAAGAAGAAGCTGTTTTCGATTCCACCTTTATTTTAACATTAGAAAGCGATAAAACAGCCATTAACTTTTTAAATAGCGGTGCTTTTTTAACACCAAATGTGTACGAATCTACTGATAGAGAATCGATTTCTTTTTCGAGTTTCGACAACGCTTTGTTTGTTGTTAGTAAAAAAGGGCCCAATTACATTACACAATTTAACGTAGAGAATTTAAATGTTGATAACGTGGTGACCAGTTCCGACCTTACTGCACCTTCTTATTTAGAAATGTATTCGGCTACAGAGGGCTTGGTTATTGGAGTTTCTGGAAGAGGAAGGCGTAAAAAATATAATGTTGCTCCCGTAAATATAACCACTGGTATTGGTAATAAAATAGATGGCTTTTCTGACAATATTTTGTACAATAATGCTGCTTTAGTAACCGATGGAAATACTGTTTTAGTTGCAGATGGTAAAGATTTAAAAGCAATGAATACTACCACAAAAGAAATAACTACCTTGTTAACTTTTGCCGAAAATATTTCTGGTATTTTAAAGAACAAAAATGGTACAATTTGGGTCGCTACAGAAAAAAGAACCGAAAAAGCGGCGTTTACAAAACTAAATAAAGATTACTCTATAAACGAAGTGGTTACTGTTACAGATAATACTATTAATTTATTTAAAAACAGTCTTTTAAGTTTAAATCGTTCTAGTTTTACAGCTTATTGGTCAGAGGCTGCTTCTGGTAAAATTTACAGATTTAATACTATCACAAAATTAGTAGAAGAGTTTGTAACACCAGCCACAAATAATGTTGCTTTAACAACCGTTGTAAAACAACACCCTGTTACCAAACAAGTTTTTGTAATAGGTTTAGAAGATTTTTTAGACCCTGATAATAGTATTATCGCCATTTATAATGATGATAAATCTTTCGAAAAAAAGGTTGAAAAAGTAGGAACGTCTCCTATCGATATTTATTTTTCCGATAAAAATTTTACAAATTAG
- a CDS encoding alpha/beta hydrolase family protein, producing MKIIKNILVEGKHKKPIVTDVFYKETHQPKKIIIFCHGYKGFKDWGAWNLMATAFASAGFFFIKFNFSYNGGTPKQPIDFPDLEAFGNNNYTKELDDLESILDWISTNTDFKKEANSHCISIIGHSRGGGIVTIKTAEDSRIKNLISLASVCDFGSRSSTIGDLENWKKTGVKYVLNGRTKQLMPHFYQFYTNFKENEERLNIKKSAQKIKVPHLIIHGDSDASISVEEGKKIHSWNPKSTLKIIKNADHVFNVSHPWKKDKMSKELAAVTKICIDFITKS from the coding sequence ATGAAAATAATTAAAAACATACTTGTTGAAGGAAAACACAAAAAACCAATTGTAACAGATGTTTTTTATAAAGAAACGCATCAACCTAAAAAAATAATTATTTTTTGCCATGGCTACAAAGGTTTTAAAGATTGGGGCGCTTGGAATTTAATGGCAACAGCATTTGCAAGTGCAGGTTTTTTCTTTATAAAATTTAATTTTTCTTACAATGGAGGTACTCCAAAGCAACCTATAGATTTTCCAGATTTAGAAGCTTTTGGGAATAATAATTACACCAAAGAATTAGACGATCTAGAAAGTATTTTAGATTGGATTTCTACGAATACCGATTTTAAAAAGGAAGCAAATAGCCATTGTATTTCAATAATTGGTCACAGTAGAGGAGGAGGAATTGTTACCATAAAAACAGCTGAAGATTCGCGTATAAAAAACCTAATTTCTTTGGCTTCTGTTTGCGACTTTGGTTCAAGGTCATCTACAATTGGCGATTTAGAAAATTGGAAAAAAACAGGCGTAAAATATGTTTTAAACGGAAGAACAAAGCAATTAATGCCTCATTTTTATCAATTTTACACTAATTTTAAAGAAAACGAAGAACGACTAAATATTAAGAAGTCTGCCCAAAAAATTAAGGTTCCACATCTAATAATTCATGGAGATTCTGATGCCTCAATCTCTGTAGAAGAAGGTAAAAAAATACATTCTTGGAACCCTAAAAGCACTTTAAAAATCATTAAAAATGCAGACCATGTTTTTAATGTTTCCCATCCTTGGAAAAAAGACAAAATGTCTAAAGAATTGGCAGCTGTTACTAAAATTTGTATTGATTTTATAACTAAAAGTTAG
- a CDS encoding LysE family transporter, whose translation MFFLFFFGFVFSFLGFTLPSVLNMTALKIRLDRSKKDFSNFTLGVSLVVFLQAYLSIYLIQYLSKNPTFIEILEKAGIIVLLFLSVYFFKQNKKEKKQIKVYRKNSFFFGVVLSVLNMFAIPFFSGIVALLMSYNMTNFDITSTLYFVVGAVIGAYFILYLYGRFAYLIQQKTGNLTNNINLILSFITAGFALFTFLKFVL comes from the coding sequence ATGTTTTTTCTCTTTTTTTTCGGTTTTGTGTTTTCATTTTTAGGTTTTACGTTGCCAAGTGTGTTAAACATGACAGCTTTAAAAATACGATTAGATAGAAGCAAAAAAGATTTTAGTAATTTTACTCTAGGAGTTTCGTTGGTAGTTTTTCTACAAGCGTATCTTTCTATTTATTTGATACAATATCTTTCAAAAAACCCTACTTTTATAGAAATTTTAGAGAAAGCAGGCATTATTGTACTGTTATTTTTGTCTGTTTATTTTTTCAAACAAAATAAAAAAGAAAAAAAACAAATAAAAGTTTATCGAAAAAATTCCTTTTTTTTCGGAGTTGTTTTATCTGTTTTAAACATGTTTGCAATTCCTTTTTTCTCTGGAATTGTGGCACTTTTAATGTCGTATAATATGACAAATTTCGATATTACTTCTACCTTATATTTTGTTGTAGGTGCTGTAATTGGCGCCTATTTTATTTTATATTTGTACGGAAGATTTGCCTATTTAATTCAACAAAAAACGGGGAATTTAACAAACAATATCAATTTAATTTTAAGTTTTATTACAGCTGGTTTTGCGCTGTTTACTTTTCTTAAATTTGTTCTTTAA
- a CDS encoding FUSC family protein has translation MEEKELSELTDQELLDKAKKLKSDSFTNAVFIGFLIGIVIYSIVMNGFGFFILIPLFIAYKLITNSKKDNALKKLLKERDLE, from the coding sequence ATGGAGGAAAAAGAACTGTCGGAATTAACGGATCAAGAATTATTGGACAAAGCAAAAAAACTAAAGTCAGATTCCTTCACCAATGCGGTGTTTATCGGTTTTCTAATTGGAATTGTAATCTACAGCATTGTAATGAACGGATTTGGATTTTTTATACTCATACCTTTATTTATCGCATACAAATTAATTACCAATTCAAAGAAAGATAATGCTTTGAAGAAATTGTTGAAGGAACGAGATTTAGAATAG
- a CDS encoding DUF3667 domain-containing protein encodes MAEICKNCGTEITQNYCPICGNPANLKRIDAQYIFQEIRDVLNFEKGLLFTIRELTINPGRNIRAFLHENRNRLVKPILFLIITSLIYTLSNKIFNFEDGYINYSGNEQSTVINIFKWIQGNYGYANIILAIFIGLWLKLFFRRYQFNFFEILILLCFVIGMGMLIFSVFGIVQSLTQVNLMQVGAVGAFIYTTYALGHFFNKRKFLSYVKAFFAYLLGMITFSLAAIAIGLIIDLIIQK; translated from the coding sequence ATGGCAGAAATTTGTAAAAATTGTGGAACCGAAATAACCCAGAACTACTGCCCTATTTGTGGAAATCCCGCAAACCTGAAACGAATCGATGCCCAATACATATTTCAGGAAATCCGAGATGTTCTCAACTTCGAAAAAGGACTCTTATTTACAATAAGGGAGTTGACAATAAATCCGGGTAGAAATATAAGGGCCTTTCTGCATGAAAATAGGAACAGGCTAGTAAAACCGATATTGTTCCTAATAATTACCTCATTAATCTATACCCTGTCAAACAAGATATTTAATTTCGAAGACGGTTACATAAATTATTCGGGAAATGAGCAATCCACTGTTATAAACATTTTTAAATGGATTCAGGGAAACTACGGTTATGCCAATATCATTTTGGCCATTTTCATTGGACTATGGCTGAAATTATTTTTCAGAAGATATCAGTTCAACTTTTTTGAAATTCTGATACTTCTCTGCTTCGTAATTGGCATGGGAATGTTAATATTTTCAGTATTCGGAATCGTTCAAAGTCTGACACAAGTAAACTTGATGCAAGTCGGGGCCGTAGGAGCATTTATTTATACGACATACGCTCTAGGTCATTTTTTCAACAAAAGAAAATTTCTTAGCTATGTCAAAGCATTTTTTGCCTACCTACTTGGAATGATTACCTTTTCTCTAGCCGCAATAGCTATAGGGCTAATAATAGATTTAATTATCCAGAAATAG
- a CDS encoding IS110 family transposase gives MNKDIKYFGIDISHLFFDVTDSDGNYYQFKNNLTGFKKFVKLLDLKSHCVMEATGYYHYQLAYYLQEKGFKLSVENPLSVKRFIQMKLSKIKTDKSDSKLICEYAKQVKLKLWKGNSKHQLECLQMTRTLSAYTKQSTMLKNKLHGEAVLGTPSKSVVRSLKRSLKHVEKEIKTIEEDLLILVKEVHNDVLTRLKSIPGIGPKTSLMLVVLTDGFERFTSGSELCSYAGLTPTIRQSGSSVKGRSRISKIGNQKLRNLLFMCSFNACKYNKACRDLYQRIVAKGKSKKLALIAVCNKLLKQVFAIAKSGLIYDENYKSTFVKN, from the coding sequence ATGAATAAAGATATTAAATATTTTGGAATAGACATCAGTCATTTATTTTTTGATGTCACAGATTCAGATGGCAATTATTACCAGTTTAAAAACAATTTAACAGGCTTTAAAAAGTTTGTAAAATTATTAGATTTAAAGAGTCATTGCGTGATGGAAGCTACCGGTTATTATCATTACCAATTAGCCTATTATTTACAAGAAAAAGGTTTTAAATTATCGGTAGAAAATCCATTATCGGTAAAACGTTTTATTCAAATGAAATTGTCTAAAATAAAGACAGATAAGAGCGATTCTAAACTAATTTGTGAGTATGCAAAGCAGGTTAAATTAAAGTTGTGGAAAGGCAATTCTAAACATCAGCTGGAATGTTTACAAATGACAAGAACCCTTTCAGCATATACAAAGCAGAGCACTATGCTGAAAAATAAATTACATGGCGAAGCCGTTTTAGGTACACCAAGTAAATCTGTTGTGAGGTCTTTAAAACGCAGTTTAAAACATGTTGAGAAAGAAATAAAAACGATAGAAGAAGACCTATTAATTTTAGTAAAAGAAGTTCATAACGATGTTTTAACACGTTTAAAAAGCATCCCAGGCATTGGTCCCAAAACCTCTTTAATGTTAGTAGTTTTAACCGATGGATTTGAGCGTTTTACGAGTGGTAGTGAATTGTGTAGTTATGCAGGTCTAACGCCAACAATTAGACAAAGTGGTAGTAGTGTAAAAGGACGATCGAGAATAAGTAAAATAGGGAATCAAAAACTAAGAAATTTATTGTTTATGTGTAGTTTTAATGCATGCAAATACAACAAGGCTTGTCGAGATCTTTATCAACGAATCGTAGCCAAGGGAAAGAGCAAAAAATTAGCCTTAATCGCAGTCTGTAATAAACTACTAAAACAGGTCTTTGCAATAGCAAAATCAGGATTAATATATGATGAAAATTATAAAAGTACTTTCGTAAAAAATTAA
- a CDS encoding addiction module antidote protein: MGTSRFEIADYLDSKEMIAEYLNTVLEQGNNADVINAIGHIAKAIGMTKIAEETGLSRPSLYKALSDGAKPQFATIMKVLKAIGGQIQVNPASA, from the coding sequence ATGGGAACTTCAAGATTTGAAATAGCGGATTATTTGGACAGTAAAGAAATGATTGCGGAATATCTTAATACAGTTTTGGAACAAGGCAATAATGCAGATGTAATTAATGCAATCGGACATATAGCAAAAGCTATCGGAATGACAAAAATTGCGGAGGAAACTGGATTGAGCAGACCGAGTTTATATAAAGCATTATCCGATGGAGCCAAACCACAATTTGCGACAATAATGAAAGTGTTGAAAGCAATCGGAGGACAAATTCAAGTGAATCCAGCTTCTGCCTGA
- a CDS encoding sigma-70 family RNA polymerase sigma factor, whose product MTFKEIWDKHKSHLLNFIKTKMDDENIAEDVLQEVNLKLIENLNRKTEIKNYKTWIFQVARNTIADYYRKNKRYSELPINESEITNSSTCFCDLTGFVIQTYLPEKYSRPLFLSDIEQKPQQEIAEILNLSLTATKSRIQRGRKKLKELVNKCIDISYNNKGQVSDFQLKNNCELPQELKNEMARINFIP is encoded by the coding sequence ATGACATTTAAAGAAATATGGGATAAGCACAAAAGTCATTTACTGAATTTCATCAAAACTAAAATGGATGACGAAAATATTGCAGAAGATGTTTTGCAAGAAGTTAACTTAAAACTGATTGAAAATCTAAACAGAAAGACAGAAATTAAAAACTATAAAACTTGGATTTTTCAAGTAGCTAGAAATACAATTGCAGATTATTATAGAAAAAATAAAAGATATTCTGAATTACCAATAAATGAATCTGAAATAACCAATTCAAGTACTTGTTTCTGTGATTTGACAGGGTTTGTAATTCAAACTTATCTACCTGAAAAATATAGCAGACCACTTTTTTTAAGTGATATTGAGCAAAAACCACAGCAGGAAATTGCCGAAATACTCAATTTAAGCTTAACAGCAACCAAATCAAGAATACAAAGAGGACGAAAAAAATTAAAAGAATTGGTAAATAAATGCATCGATATTTCATATAACAATAAAGGTCAAGTGTCTGATTTTCAATTAAAAAATAACTGTGAACTTCCTCAAGAACTAAAAAATGAAATGGCAAGAATAAATTTTATTCCATAA